TTATTTGAAGCTTCACTGTTCTTCCATTGATTCCAATTATTATCATAGGGATATTTATACTACAACCTTTGGGTATGCAAAACTTGCTTCAATCTAGGAAAATAGTTCTAAAGGACTAATAAAATTGTATGATCTATTGAATATATGTTTGAAATCCCTTTTGAAATCCCTCGTCCTTGAATCAAACTTATCTAAAGATAGATCGTTTCTTTTGAACTAGATGCATGGTGTATTTATAATTTCATTATTCGGTCTATTATTTCTTGAAACACTTTCCCACGAAACAATTTATTAGCTGTTTTCTATTTCCTCGCCGCAAACGCTGCCTGTTGGGCAATGCCGGACGCGTGCCCCTGCTTAATAAATTCATTGAACAGGCTCATTACGACCATAAAACCAGCGATCATGATCATTAACGAGCCCATCAGGAGCACAGTCACACTGCCTCGTTCATTGCTTAATATTCGTTTCATTACTTAATCACCCGGCTTGTCATTTCGCGAGCAATTTGAATCGGTGGCAAATTCCAGTCGTCGGCGAGGAAAACGAGGTCCAGATCCGTCGCAATGGTTGCCGTGAATGGGTCGCTTACGGGAATAGAGCTCTCTTCTTCATCGAATTCGAGATAATCGCCAACCGTCTTAAAAACAGCCATAGCCGCATCTCTCGCTTGTTGCTCACTACCTGTCGCGCGGAATATACCATCGCAGCTTCATTGACCGCAGATTGCACGGTCATCAAGGCAAAGCCGGTGACCAAGAACTGCCAGAAAAGCGCAACAAATAGGAGGAAGATTGGGAGGATGCCAAGGAATTCGATCGAAATCGATCCATTTTCTTTTGTTTTATCAAGCCATTTCTTTTTCAGTGTGGTTCACCTCTATGCGAGATCAATTTGCATTTTCAAAATAAGTATCAAACGATTCCAGATCAGCATTGACTCTCTCATCATTATTTTTACTAGAGTATTTATATTCCCAATCTACTTCCCCACTGTTTACATCTAGAATACGGCTTCTGACCTCACTTTCAAGATAGTCTTGTACGTCTGTATCGATCTTTCCTTGAGCAGCTAGGTATTCAATGGCTTTGAAGAGATTATCCTCCTCCCTTATCTTTTTCTCCTCCCAAATTTGGTAGTATTCATCTATTTTTTTCTGGCGTTCTTTGAATATCTTATCAAATCTATCGTGTTCGCTTAACATCCAATCAAGCCATTGTTGAGCAATTTCCTCCGCACGATCAAATTGTTCCGCCAGATCCTGCTGATTTTCCACATATGCGAAAACGCCATCGGCACTTTCAGCGATATCTTTTAATTGTTGTTCTCCTTCTTCGTCAACATTAAAGCCAATGACGTTGACGAGAGGTTGAATATCCGATTGTTTCAGTTCTTCTGCCACTTTTACCGGATCGCCGCCACATGTTTCAATACCGTCACTAACAAGGAAAATCAAATTTGTATTGACTTCACTGCTTAACCCTTCTAAATCCTGCATTGAATCTTTAAGAGCTTTCGCCATTGGAGTCCAACCGGAAGGAGTGAATTCTCCAAGGGCATTGTTTAATGCCGCTTCATCATATGATTGCAAATCGTACACGAGCTCACTGCTTTCACAGGATGCTTCCTTGTCATCAAATGCGGTCGTTCCTTTGTGGCCGTAAACACGCAAGGCAACATTTGCTTTCTCAGGAAAGTTGCTCGTAAATTCCCGAATTGCTTCTTTCGCTAAGCTCATTTTCGATTCCCCATCAACCTTCTCCACCATACTCCCACTGGCGTCAAGGATAATTTCCACATTTAATTTTGGTTTTAATTGGCTTTTCCCACCGTAAATATCGGGGTATTCGATCGTAATTTCCTGCCAATTACCTTCAAATGGATTCTGGTAATCCTCAGCGAAGAGCATTACGATCTGTTTAAACATCTCATCAGCTTCTGATGAGCCCCAACCACCTGTGGCAGTCGGATATTGATTCAATATTTCTGTAATATATTCCTTATTATTAGCAAACGCTTCTCCAGCAAATTCCCCTGTTGGTGCAGAGACCACACCTTCCAAGGTATCTGGAAACACTGTGAATTTTGTATCACTGTCATAGACGTCAGTTATTTCTTCTTTGTTATCTTCATTCGGTTCCTCTTCGTCAACCGTCGCTTCGACAGGGGGAGTTGATTCTTCAGCGTTACTGGAACACCCCACCAGTAGAACAAGAAAACTGCTTAGTAGTATGCTCATTTTAATTTTAGTTACAGACATCAGAAGCCACCATTCTAAAGATATTTGTCAGCACAACTGTTTTGAGCTTGCTGGTAATACAATGATTCATCTCACTCCTGTTTTACTTCCTAAACGATTAATTCAAAGATTAGTGGTTACCTATCAAAAAACTTCAACTTTACTTCGGCTTTCCCTCCAACTCTTTCCGAAAAGTTTTTGCTGTTATGCAAAGTCTTTGTTGAAAAAAACAGAGCATGTAGGCCCCGGTAACGGATATCCATGAGGTTGCCGTAGGAATTAAAGTGCGACGTATCGATTTTTCCTTTTTCTGATAAATAATCTAACGCAGCATTTATATTATCTCGTTCCCGATCTCTGTTCTCGTTCCAATCTGACATCACTGTAGATAAACGCTCACTTCTTCTGGAGCTGATTTCATTAATTTCCGCTAAGGTTTCGCTCCTCCATTTTTTCCATTGGGCAGCAATTTCATCGGTCTTTTCGAATTGCTCCTGCAGTGCTTCTTGGTCCTCTACGTAAGCAAATAGGCCGTCTGCACTTTCAGCAACCGCTTTAAGTTGGTTCTCACCTTCTTCATCCACATCAAATCCGATCACATTGACGATGGGCTGTATATTGGATTCCTTGAGCTCACTGGCTACTTTTACCGGATCGCCATCGCACGTTCCAACACCGTCACTCACGAGAAAAATGAAGTTCGTATGTGTTTCTCCGTCCAACCCTTCCAAGTCTTTCATGGCATCTTTCAATGCTTTCGCCATCGGTGTCCATCCTGCTGGTTCAAACTGCTCGAGGGCGTTGTTTAATGTTCCTTCATCGTATGACTGTAACTCATACACTTGCTCACTGCTCTGGCATGACATTTCTTTATCCGCAAACGCTGTTGTGCCTTCATTTCCGTAAACTCGCAAACTGACATAGGCCTCTTCTGGCAACTTCCCAGCAAAGGTTTTAATAGCATCCTTAGCCAGCGCCATTTTAGACTCACCGTCAATTTCCTCGATCATGCTTCCGCTCGCATCAAGGAGGATTTCCACGTTGAGATTTGGTTTCAATTGCCGGGCTCCATTGTAAATCGTCGGTAGCTCTACGTTAATTTCCTCCCACTCGGGGAATGGATCTTCATAATCTTCACCAAATAATAGCATCAGTTTCTGCATATATTCTGTTTCATACCCATCTAAATCCTCTTGAGAAGGGAACTGGTCAAGAACCGCTTCAATGTCCTCTCTATTCGCTTCATACGTTTCTCCTGCAAAATGGCCAACGGCGTTATTAACTAAACTATCTAACTCACTTGTCAGCCAATCCGCTTGATCGTTTGTTTTAAAAACATCCGTAATAATCTCCGATGTTGTTTTAGATTCATCACTATTATCCGTATTTTCTCCCGCAGCAATATCAGTTTCCTTTTCATCACCGACCGAGCCTGTTGAGGTTGTTTCGCTTGAACACCCTGCGAGAATGAAAAAGGTTAGAGCAAGGAAGGGTAAGAAGTTTACGAGTTTATTTTTCAATGTAAGTTTGCTCCTTTGAAGGTTTGTAAACACGCATATAAGTTTGAACGAGGGTACAAAATCAATTCTTCAAAATCGTCAAGAAATACGTTAATCTCTTTATTAAAGTTATAAACTTCTGGTTTACTTAAATTTTCTCGAATAAATCCTCAGCTTTCTTTAATCCCAA
This genomic interval from Aureibacillus halotolerans contains the following:
- a CDS encoding VWA domain-containing protein, which codes for MKNKLVNFLPFLALTFFILAGCSSETTSTGSVGDEKETDIAAGENTDNSDESKTTSEIITDVFKTNDQADWLTSELDSLVNNAVGHFAGETYEANREDIEAVLDQFPSQEDLDGYETEYMQKLMLLFGEDYEDPFPEWEEINVELPTIYNGARQLKPNLNVEILLDASGSMIEEIDGESKMALAKDAIKTFAGKLPEEAYVSLRVYGNEGTTAFADKEMSCQSSEQVYELQSYDEGTLNNALEQFEPAGWTPMAKALKDAMKDLEGLDGETHTNFIFLVSDGVGTCDGDPVKVASELKESNIQPIVNVIGFDVDEEGENQLKAVAESADGLFAYVEDQEALQEQFEKTDEIAAQWKKWRSETLAEINEISSRRSERLSTVMSDWNENRDRERDNINAALDYLSEKGKIDTSHFNSYGNLMDIRYRGLHALFFSTKTLHNSKNFSERVGGKAEVKLKFFDR
- a CDS encoding TadE family protein, which gives rise to MKKKWLDKTKENGSISIEFLGILPIFLLFVALFWQFLVTGFALMTVQSAVNEAAMVYSARQVVSNKREMRLWLFLRRLAIISNSMKKRALFP
- a CDS encoding VWA domain-containing protein, encoding MSVTKIKMSILLSSFLVLLVGCSSNAEESTPPVEATVDEEEPNEDNKEEITDVYDSDTKFTVFPDTLEGVVSAPTGEFAGEAFANNKEYITEILNQYPTATGGWGSSEADEMFKQIVMLFAEDYQNPFEGNWQEITIEYPDIYGGKSQLKPKLNVEIILDASGSMVEKVDGESKMSLAKEAIREFTSNFPEKANVALRVYGHKGTTAFDDKEASCESSELVYDLQSYDEAALNNALGEFTPSGWTPMAKALKDSMQDLEGLSSEVNTNLIFLVSDGIETCGGDPVKVAEELKQSDIQPLVNVIGFNVDEEGEQQLKDIAESADGVFAYVENQQDLAEQFDRAEEIAQQWLDWMLSEHDRFDKIFKERQKKIDEYYQIWEEKKIREEDNLFKAIEYLAAQGKIDTDVQDYLESEVRSRILDVNSGEVDWEYKYSSKNNDERVNADLESFDTYFENAN